From Bacteroides uniformis:
CACAATCCTGTGGTGTAGTCTTCCCGAAACTCCTTCAGTCTACGTAAATGGCCAATGGGGACCTCAGGAAGATCCGTTTGCCGGCGATGTAATCAACTCTTATAATGACGGTCCGGTAGAAGACGGTTCTATAATGGGACCTTTCTATGAAATTGAAACGTCTTCTCCTGGTGCGGAGCTGGCTCCCGGTGCCTCATTGGTCCATACGCAAAAGGTGATTCATGTACAAGGTAAGGATGAACAATTGGTTCCTATCGTGCAAGATTTATTTGGAGCAGATTTGAATGTAATAAAAACAAAGTTTCAATAGGGTAACTATATAATGGAGAATTCGTATGGAATCAAATAAAATAATACCGAAAGGAATCCTCTTCCCATTCATTCTGCTCACTACTCTTTTCTTTGCCTGGGCTGTGCCGAATAATCTGACAGATACTATGCTTGCAGCTTTCAAGCGCATCATGAGTATGAGTGATTCAAAAACAGCTTGGATACAGGTAGTGTGCTATTTGTTGGGATATGGATGTTGTGCTGTTCCCGGTGCCTTGTTTATCAAGAAATACACTTATAAATCAGGCGTGATGCTGGGGCTTGGTCTATATGCATTTGGGGCTTTACTGTTCTATCCTGCCATGCTTAGCTCGGGAGTGAATGTTGATTTCAGCTTCTTTATGTATCTGCTGGCAATCTTTGTTCTCTTTGCCGGACTTTCAGTTCTGGAGACGTCTACTAATTCTTATGTATTGGCAATCGGTCCTGAAAGTACCGCGACACGCCGTTTGAATCTGTCTCAGGCCTTCAATCCGTTCGGAGCGATTACGGGAGTGGTGATCAGTCAGATTTTCATCCTCTCACAACTGAATGGAATGACAGCGACAGAGCGTGCCCAACTTCCGGCTGAGGAGCTGGCCGCCATCCAGGGGCAGGAATTGAATGCTGTTACTACTGCTTATGTGGTACTTGGTCTGGTGATGTTGGTGCTCTTACTTGCTATTCGGCTTACCAAAATGCCTAATCTTAGTGAAAAAGGTGAAAAAATAGAGTTTGGTGCCACTCTTCGTCGTCTTATAAAGAATAAGAATTATGTATGGGGTGTAATAGCACAATTTTTCAATATTGGTGCACAGATAGCCGTATGGTCATTCGTGATCCGTTATGCTATGGTACAGCTGAATTTTGACGGTGTATTGGCTTCTTTAGGAGATTCTGCTTCTGCAGATGCTGTTGTAAATGCATTACGGGGAGTGGAACCGGTAGCTGCCGCATTCTATAATTGTTGTGAATGGCTTGGATTGAATGATTTGCTGCCACGTACGGCAGAACAGGCTGCAGCTACTTACTATATCATGTCACTTATTCTCTTTGTAGTAATGAGATTCGTATGTACTGCCATGATGAAATATGTGAAAGCTTATAAACTCTTGATAGGACTTGCGCTTCTTGCTGTAATGTGTTGTTTGGGTGCCATGTTCGGCAAGGGCAGTTTCGGCGTCTATTGCCTGATGGGCATTTCTGGTTGTATGTCATTGATGTTCCCGACCATTTATGGTTTTGGTCTTACAGGTTTGGGGGATGACACTAAGATTGGAGGTTCATTCATGGTAATGGCTATTGCCGGTGCTGCCGTTCTGACCCAAATTCAGGGTATTGTCTCCGACCAGACGGGTAGTATTATGGCTGCATATGTTGTACCGGCCGTTGCTTTTGCAGTGATTGCCTATTATGGGCTTTTCATTGCAAGAAAACAAGAGTTAACAACCAAATAATGCTTTAGAGTATGGAATCAAACAAGAAATACGTTATTGGTCTTGATTTTGGTACGGATTCTTGTCGTGCACTGGTAGTGGATACATATACTGGCCGTGAAATGGCTACGGGGGTAAGTTTTTACCCCCGTTGGAAAGCGGGGCTTTACTGCGATGCACACAACAATCGTTATCGCCAACATCCATTGGATTATATTGAATCCATGATAGAGGCTGTACATATAGCCTTATCAGATTTGAAGGAAGAAGAGATTGCTTCTATTTGTGGATTATGTTTTGACACAACTGGTAGTACTCCTGCTTTAACCGATAAGGCAGGAATGCCATTAGCTTTATGTCCCGAGTTTGCAGAAGAACCGGATGCTATGTTTATTCTTTGGAAAGATCATACAGCTGTTCGAGAAGCTGAGCAAATCAATGCACTGATCAATAAACGTAACCTTGATTATTTACTTTATGAAGGTGGTACTTATTCATCAGAATGGGTATGGTCAAAGGTTTTACATATTATCAACACAAACGTCGCTATAAAGGATGCTGCTTATGCTTGGGTAGAACATTGTGATTGGATGACCGGATTAGTAACTGGTAACACTATTCCGGAACAGATCTTTCGTAGCCGTTGTGCTGCTGGACATAAAGCAATGTGGCATGCCAGTTGGGGTCTTCCTTCCGGCGAAGTTCTCGAAGAACTTAATCCGGCCTTGAAGGAAATGCTCCCCCATCTGTTCACAGAAACCCACACCAGCGACACCAAGGCAGGGGAACTGACACCCGAGTGGGCAGACAGGCTTGGACTTCCCCAAGGAATCGCCGTGGCCGTGGGGGCGCTGGACGCCCATATGGGAGCCGTAGGCGCATCCGTCGCCCCGGGGATACTGACACGTATCATGGGAACATCCACCTGCGACATCATGGTTGCCGGCAAAGACGAGGTAGGCGGACGCTGTATCAAGGGAATCTGCGGCCAGGTGGACGGTTCGGTGCTTCCGGGATTCATCGGTTTCGAAGCCGGACAGTCGGCTTTCGGAGACATCTACGCCTGGTTCAGGAAGATGCTGGCATGGACACTGAAAGATATCCCCGGAGGGGAGGCCAGGCAGAAAGTTCTGGACGGCATGCTGGTGGAACTCACCCGTGAGGCCCAGGACATGGAACCCTCCGAGGACGGTGTTGTCGCCCTGGACTGGATGAACGGCCGCCGTACCCCCGATGCGGACCAGAACGTGAAGGGTGCCGTTGCGGGACTCACGCTGGGTACCAGCGCCCCGGAAATATTCCGTGCGCTGGTGGAAGCCACCGCCTTCGGTTCCCGCCGTATTGTGGAGCAT
This genomic window contains:
- the fucP gene encoding L-fucose:H+ symporter permease, which produces MESNKIIPKGILFPFILLTTLFFAWAVPNNLTDTMLAAFKRIMSMSDSKTAWIQVVCYLLGYGCCAVPGALFIKKYTYKSGVMLGLGLYAFGALLFYPAMLSSGVNVDFSFFMYLLAIFVLFAGLSVLETSTNSYVLAIGPESTATRRLNLSQAFNPFGAITGVVISQIFILSQLNGMTATERAQLPAEELAAIQGQELNAVTTAYVVLGLVMLVLLLAIRLTKMPNLSEKGEKIEFGATLRRLIKNKNYVWGVIAQFFNIGAQIAVWSFVIRYAMVQLNFDGVLASLGDSASADAVVNALRGVEPVAAAFYNCCEWLGLNDLLPRTAEQAAATYYIMSLILFVVMRFVCTAMMKYVKAYKLLIGLALLAVMCCLGAMFGKGSFGVYCLMGISGCMSLMFPTIYGFGLTGLGDDTKIGGSFMVMAIAGAAVLTQIQGIVSDQTGSIMAAYVVPAVAFAVIAYYGLFIARKQELTTK
- a CDS encoding ribulokinase, encoding MESNKKYVIGLDFGTDSCRALVVDTYTGREMATGVSFYPRWKAGLYCDAHNNRYRQHPLDYIESMIEAVHIALSDLKEEEIASICGLCFDTTGSTPALTDKAGMPLALCPEFAEEPDAMFILWKDHTAVREAEQINALINKRNLDYLLYEGGTYSSEWVWSKVLHIINTNVAIKDAAYAWVEHCDWMTGLVTGNTIPEQIFRSRCAAGHKAMWHASWGLPSGEVLEELNPALKEMLPHLFTETHTSDTKAGELTPEWADRLGLPQGIAVAVGALDAHMGAVGASVAPGILTRIMGTSTCDIMVAGKDEVGGRCIKGICGQVDGSVLPGFIGFEAGQSAFGDIYAWFRKMLAWTLKDIPGGEARQKVLDGMLVELTREAQDMEPSEDGVVALDWMNGRRTPDADQNVKGAVAGLTLGTSAPEIFRALVEATAFGSRRIVEHMKGQGLRIDSVNAIGGISKKAPFVMQTLADVLDMPIRVVRSEQTCALGAAMFAAVAAGVYKDINEATRHMGSDIEAEYRPDEKRTLIYEKIYKKYLELAKLAETIN